Proteins encoded by one window of Tunturibacter psychrotolerans:
- a CDS encoding nucleotidyltransferase family protein, translating into MKAVLLVGGLGTRLRSAVPSLPKALASVGGRPFLELLVRQLACQGLRQLVMCTGYLSEQIEEVFRDGIDFGGTIEYSKETVPLGTAGALKLAQRYLQQESEFLVLNGDSFVEVDFNDLIDFHSKHSSLATIAVVAVENASRYGTVHVGAASRVLGFAEKSCQDAPGIINAGVYVFSNSILAQIPDGPASLERDVFPQLLEQGVYAVEHRGIFIDIGTPDDYVRASEMYGRLATAALDKRCRISPIAIS; encoded by the coding sequence ATGAAAGCCGTTTTGTTAGTTGGGGGCTTGGGCACGCGGCTACGGTCGGCTGTGCCGTCATTGCCAAAAGCGTTGGCGTCAGTAGGGGGTCGTCCCTTTCTGGAGCTGCTTGTGCGGCAGTTGGCCTGTCAAGGACTTCGTCAGTTGGTGATGTGCACTGGTTATCTGTCAGAACAAATTGAAGAGGTATTTCGAGATGGCATTGATTTTGGTGGGACTATTGAATACTCAAAAGAAACGGTCCCTTTGGGCACGGCAGGTGCCTTAAAACTGGCGCAACGTTATCTGCAGCAGGAATCCGAGTTTCTGGTACTTAACGGAGACTCGTTTGTCGAAGTTGATTTCAACGACCTCATTGATTTTCATAGCAAACACTCCAGTCTGGCCACGATAGCAGTAGTGGCCGTTGAAAATGCGAGCCGCTACGGAACGGTTCATGTAGGAGCAGCCAGCCGGGTACTGGGTTTCGCAGAAAAGTCGTGTCAAGACGCGCCCGGCATCATTAATGCAGGTGTGTACGTTTTCAGCAATTCTATCCTCGCGCAAATTCCGGATGGGCCGGCGAGTCTGGAACGGGACGTCTTCCCCCAGCTTTTGGAGCAAGGGGTTTACGCGGTCGAACATCGGGGAATATTCATCGATATTGGCACTCCTGACGACTACGTACGAGCAAGTGAAATGTATGGCCGTTTAGCAACTGCCGCATTGGATAAGCGATGTCGCATTTCGCCGATAGCTATCTCATAG
- a CDS encoding D-sedoheptulose-7-phosphate isomerase, with translation MKQTSDFEKRVTKLIQASIEVKQKLLHDNVLVSMVAEASRIIVAALGQGNKILICGNGGSAADAQHIAAEFVGRFAFDRPALPALALSVNTSCVTAIGNDYGFDLVFSRQIEALGKKGDVVIGISTSGDSANVLRAMSTSKKLGLRRIALTGCTGGKLKYEVESCLCVPSNETPRIQECHILIGHIISELVEQTIFLEYSGIPDRDRIGPSIPIS, from the coding sequence GTGAAACAGACAAGTGATTTTGAAAAGCGGGTCACCAAGTTGATTCAGGCCTCAATCGAGGTCAAACAGAAACTATTGCACGATAACGTGCTAGTTTCAATGGTGGCCGAAGCCAGCAGAATCATCGTGGCAGCGTTGGGGCAAGGTAACAAAATACTTATCTGTGGCAATGGTGGCAGCGCCGCGGATGCGCAGCATATCGCGGCCGAATTCGTAGGTCGATTCGCATTTGACCGCCCAGCGCTACCGGCACTGGCATTGTCGGTTAACACATCCTGTGTGACAGCCATCGGAAATGACTACGGCTTTGATCTTGTGTTTTCGCGGCAAATTGAGGCCCTAGGCAAGAAAGGCGATGTCGTGATCGGGATCTCGACAAGTGGCGATTCGGCTAATGTGCTTCGCGCCATGTCGACTTCGAAGAAGTTGGGTCTACGCAGAATTGCATTGACAGGTTGCACGGGTGGAAAACTCAAGTACGAAGTAGAGTCTTGCCTTTGCGTGCCATCGAATGAGACGCCTCGAATTCAAGAGTGCCATATCTTGATTGGCCACATTATTAGCGAATTGGTAGAACAGACAATATTTCTCGAGTACAGTGGCATTCCGGATCGCGATCGAATTGGTCCCAGCATTCCAATTAGTTAG